The Oryctolagus cuniculus chromosome 4, mOryCun1.1, whole genome shotgun sequence genomic sequence CTGTATTAATTCTAATAAGCAGAGATCTCAGACCCAAGAACTGCTTAAATTAGCTGTATATTTCATTATGTTCTTGAAGTTAGGTTAAAAATGTAATGTTCTTGAAGTAAATAGGTTAAAATAGAAATGATTATTCTTAATCTCTGTCATTAAATATTTCTGTTAAAATAGGAAGTAAATGGTCAGGTGAATAAATGGTTAAATGCAGCATTGAAGCCCTTTTGCAAAGAAAATATGACAGatcctttttaaataaacttgCAGATTATGCTTTGTAAATTCAGAAATATATAAACTCAGTCTTTTTGATGCAGTGAATACCACTTTGCAGCATATACTATGAATAGTAAAAAGTTGAATAGAAATAACACAAGTAGTATGAACACAAAGATGCTCCAGTaatcttattttattcttctgtttcAATGAAATTTCTTAAGGCTACTTATAAATCAAATATCAAATGACTAATGTGATTTGATTTTCTCCAGTCCAGTCAAGTATCAAAAGGTAGCCAATAGTAGGGAGAGAAATACTCATACAATAGATTTACATATTTCATTAAATGTCTTAATTAACTGTAAGTCAATATAATTATTAAACCATATTTATGTAACTCTGTTACTGTCAGCTGTAAAAATgcactctgattttatttttaattttgttttttaaatttttatttatttgaaaggctaagagagaatgaTAGAGACATATAgacagagaaacatcttccactggctggttcgAGCcttaaatgcctccaacagccagatccacactgatgccaggagctaggaactcaatccagtctccatGAGAGGGACCCAACTTAATGAGCTGCTGCCCTCAGGTTACCCATTAGAGGAAGCTAGAACTGAGAGTATATCAAGTATTCAAACACACGTACTATGATGTaagatgtaggtatcccaagcagcatctgatCGGTACACCAACATTCACCCAGAGATCCCATTAAGTTAATTAGGGTTGAAATCTCACGGAAAACCCTTCTCTACCTATTTCTTATACATGTTATTTATCTTAATTGTCACTGTctcttttccctatttttttttcttgactacAATTATTTAGCCTTTTAATTAAGaaatctagtaatttgataaaaataattgtgtaatAACTCTTTCCTAAAGTTTGACtttctattaattattttatcCAGAAAGCTACAGAGAAGTCTTTAAATtaagatgaacttttttttaaataccaatgGGGACCAAGGTAGTTTTAATAGAACTGAGGAGGTCTCATAACTTGAGCAATATGCCATCTTCACTAACAAACTTCATGGAAATCATTCCAGCTTCTCTTCTAATGGTGTAATGGCTTCCTGGTTTGGggtcaaattgaaaaaaaaaaaaaaatacatctggcAAGTTTTTAGAAATGCAGTGAGTTCTTCAATTGCCTATGTGTTCATGATGGAAAATCGTTTTGTTTCATCTTTGATAATAATTATCAGTGGAGTGTTGCAAATTCTAATAAAAGATAATTCTCATCATACTTCACagcctacttttttttaatttacgaaggaatgaatttcaaattaaaagtTCTGCATGGAACACATGagtaaggatttttaaaaacagacatatTAAACCTTTGATAGCCCTAAGTGAGCTTCTGAAGAGCTACTCCCTTCTGTCTTTAATAAGTCGTGGTAAACATTATGGATAGATAAGCTTGtgattatacatattttaatgtttataaataCGACTAAAATTATCATGGTTTGCAGAGGCCCACTGAATAATCTTAAACTTATTAGtgcttccatttctttgaaaACAGGAATTCTAAAAATTACTTAGGGAATCTTGGGGCTTGGGAGATGTCGTCACAAGTAAATCTTTTCTGTTCACCTCAACCCCACATTATCAGATGAGCCCATGTCATAGAtacttctctgtctttttctgtatATTACTTTGGTTCTTCTTAAATGCCCAGAAGTATAAGGAGGCCAATTCTAGCTCCCTCATAGACCTATAACAATGTAAAGGAGACTTCACATTCATATTCTAGGAAGAtgcttaagaaattaaaaaacttgATAGGCTTTGGAAGATAGTTATATAACATTATTTTCTCTAAATGACTTGATGATTGTGAACCATATGGGTTAGCCCATAGGATTTCTAGTAGAGATTTCCGATGTGATAGAAATAACAATGACATAAAGTACTAAAGAAGTGACTcttaatgcatatatatatgcatgtattaaatatttttatgtgtgaTATGTATGTATAAACTTACAAATGCCATGTCCTTTTGTTTTAGGTATCATAGTGTGGTCCTAGTTCTACACCTccttaactatttttatttatttttttagagtacTGATATTTGCATTTAATGGGAAACAAAAGATGAAGACGGCAAAACAGTATATTCACTAAGGAGTATATCTGCTTGATGCTACAGACCCATGTGTTAAGGAATTCTACTTCTTCCGTAAAAGTTGATCAGCCCTGTGGTCCGACTGCATTGGAGTTTGCCTGCCTTTTGCATTGTTATTGCTAGAAGAAGTCTAAGTCAGAATGTAACAGGACACCTCTGATTGCTATGGAAGGTGATAAACTGACATTCACTAATTAAAGTTACATCTCAATCACCCACAGAAAACCAACCTTTAAAGTGAATAGAAACCAAGCCCTTGTGAATACTTCTATTGAACATGACTCATGGAGAAGAGCTTGGCTCTGATGTGCACCAGGATTCTATTGTTCTAACTTACCTAGAAGGATTACTAATGCATCAGGCAGCAGGGGGATCAGGTACTGCCGTCGACAAAAAGTCTGCTGACCGCAATGAAGAAGATCAGAACTTTACCATTTCTGGCAGTGCATTTCCCACCTGTCAAAGTAATGGTCCCGTTCTCAATACACATACATACCAGGGATCTGGCATGCTGCATCTCAAAAAggccaggctgctgcagtcttcTGAGGACTGGAATGCAGCTAAGCGGAAGAGGTTGTCTGATTCCATCGTAAATTTAAACGTAAAGAAGGAAGCTTTGCTGGCTGGCATGGTTGACAATGTGCCTAAAGGCAAACAAGATAGCACATTACTGGCCTCTTTGCTCCAGTCATTCAGCTCTAGGCTGCAGACTGTTGCCCTGTCACAACAAATTAGGCAGAGCCTCAAGGAGCAAGGATATGCCCTCAATCATGATTCTTTAAAAGTAGAAAAGGATTTAAGGTGCTATGGTGTTGCATCAAGTCACCTAAAGACTTTGTTGAAGAAAAGTAAAGCTAAAGATCAAAAGCCTGATACCAATCTTCCTGACGTAACTAAAAACCTCATCAGAGATAGGTTTGTGGAATCACCTCATCACGTTGGACAAAGCGGAACAAAGGTCATGAGTGAACCCTTGTCATGTGCCGCCAGATTACAGGCTGTTGCAAGCATGGTGGAAAAAAGGGCTAGTCCTGCCACCTCGCCTAAACCTAGCGTCGCTTGTAGCCAGTTAGCATTACTCCTTTCAAGTGAAGCTCACTTGCAGCAGTATTCTCGAGAACatgctttaaaaacacaaaatgcaAATCAAGTGGCAAGTGAAAGACTCGCTGCGATGGCCAGATTGCAAGAAAATGGCCAGAAGGATGTTGGTGGTTTCCAGCTCTCGAAAGGAATGCCAACCCATCTTAACGGTCAGGCAAGAACATCGTCAAGCAAACTAATGACTAGCAAAAGTAATGCTACAGCATTTCAAAATCCAATGGGTATTGTTCCTTCTTCCCCCAAAAATGCAGGCTATAAGAACTCACTGGAAAGAAACAGTCTAAAACAAGCTGCCAATAATAGTTTGCTTTTACACCTTCTTAAAAGCCAGACCATACCTAAGCCTATGAATGGACATAGTCATAGTGAGAGAGGAAGCATTTTTGAGGATAGCAGTACACCTACAACTATTGATGAATATTCAGACAACAATCCTAGTTTTACAGATGACAGTAGCGGTGATGAAAGTTCTTATTCTAACTGTGTTCCCATAGATTTGTCTTGCAAACACCGAATCGAAAAAGTGGAATCTGACCAACCTGTTTCTCTAGATAACTTAACTCAGTCCTTGCTCAACACCTGGGATCCAAAAGTCCCAGAGGTGGATATCAAAGAAGATCAAGACACCTCAAAGAATTCCAAGCTAAATTCACACCAGAAAGTAACCCTTCTTCAGTTGCTACTTGGCcataagaatgaagaaaatgtagaaaagaCCACCAGCACTCAGGGAGTACACAGTGATGTGACAAAGTTCAGTCCACAAAATTATACAAGGACTTCTGTAATAGAAAGCCCCAGTACAAATAGGACTACTCCAGTGAGCACTCCACCATTACTTGCATCCACCAAAGCAGATTCTCCCATCAATCTTTCTCAGAACTCCCTGGTCATCAAATGGAATTCCACACCATATGCCTGCAGTACTCAGTCTGAAAAGCTAATGAATGCTGCATCTAACCACTTGATGGACCTGACAAAAAGCAAAGAATCACAAGGAGAGAAACCAGCCCAAAATGAAGGTGCACCAAACTCTGCCACTTTCAGTGCCAGTAAGCTGTTACAGAATCTAGCGCAGTGTGGGATGCAGTCTTCCGTGTCAGCGGACGAGCAGCGCCCCAGCAAACAGCTGCTAAGTGTAAACCCAGACAAACCGCTAGGTATGATGGAGAGATTAAATAGCCCTCTGCTcgcaaataaaacaaatgcagCTGAAGACAGTAAGGCATTCAGTAGTCAGTCAGCAGCTCCTGAGCCAGGACTTTCTAGTTCTGAAATAGAAAATCTGCTTGAAAGACGCACTGTCCTCCAGTTGCTCCTGGGAAATACCAACAAAGGTAAGagtgaaaaaaaagagaagattcctATAAGAGATGAAAGTACTCAGGGACACAGCGAGAGAGCTTTAAGTGAACAAATACTGATGGTGAAAATAAAATCTGAGCCTTGTGATGACTTACATATTCACAACACAAATCTGCACTTGAACCATGATACTAAGAGTGCCCCACTACTGGGTACGGCTCCTACCATGCAGAGAAACGCAGCTGCCTTACCAGCATCCGAGGACTTGAAATCGGAGCCAGTTTCACCTCAGGATTTTTCTTTCTCGAAGAATGGTTTGTTAAGTCGGTTGCTGAGACAAAACCATGAGAGTTACCTGGCAGATGACCCGGACAAGAGCTACAGAAGCAGCGAACTAACGCTTCTGGAATCAAAGAATCTTTGTATGGTCCCTAAGAAAAGGAAGCTTTATTCTGAGCCATtagaaaatccatttaaaaagatgaaaaataacatTGTTGATGCTGCAAACAATCACAGCGCTCCAGAAGTACTGTATGGGTCTTTGATTAACCAGGAAGAGCTGAAATTTAGCAGAAATGACCTTGAATTTAAATATCCTGCTGGTTCTGGTTCAGCCAATGAAAATGAACATAGGAGTTGGGCCCGAGAGAGCAAAAGTTTCAATGTTCTGAAACAGCTCCTTCTCTCAGAAAACTGTGTGCGGGATTTGTCCCCACACAGGAGTAACTCTGTCGTTGACAGTAAAAGAAAAGGACACAAAAATAATGTGACCAGTAGCAAACCTGAATTcagcatttcttctttaaatggaCTGATGTACAGTTCCAGTCAGCCCAGTAGTTGCGTGGATAACAGGACATTTTCATACCCAGGAGTAGTAAAAACTCCTGTGACTCCACCTTTCTCTGAGCACATGAGCTGTGCGGGTTCTCGGCCAGAAACTGGGCCTTTGAGTGGCTGTCCCGGGCCCAGTGAGAAGGGACCCATTAAGTGGGTTATCACAGATGTAGATAAGAGTGAGTATGAAAAAGACTCTCCAAGACTGACCAAAACTAACCCAATCTTGTATTACATGCTCCAGAAAGGAGGCACTTCTGTTACCAGTCGAGAAACGCAGGATAAGGACATTTGGAGGGAACCTTCTTCTGAAAGTGTCTCACAGGTTCCAGTCAAAGAAGAGTTACTCCCTGCTGCAGAACCTAAGGCTGCTTTTATCAACTTACGAAGCCCTTACAACAGCCATATGGGAAATAATGCTTCTCGCCCACACAGTGCAAATGGAGATGTTTACGGACTTCTGGGAAACATgctaacaataaaaaaagaatccgAATGAAATGTACCTACCAGTCAGCTTTGGATCACTTTAAAACTAATTAGTATGAACTTGAGATCTGTATAAATAAGAGCATGATTTGAGAAAAGCATGGTAtaattgaaacttttttttattttgagaagtaTTGGTTACTGGTGATGTTTAAATATGCATACTAATTTTTGCTTAACATTAGATGTCATGAGGAAACTACTGAACTTAGCAATTGGTTGTTTCACACTTCTGTATGCATCAGATAACAACTGTGAGTAGCCtatgaatgaaattattttataatcataaataaGAGGCATAAGTTAAAATGTAAAACTCCATCCATAGTGGATTACTGCATTTTGATGCCTTGAATACggtgtttcattttgcttttcagaaGTCAGCCTAcacgtttttttaaaaatccaaactcTTAAATAACTCTTAGGGAAtaatatcaaattaaaattttagttctGATTCACATCTCATTATCCAGTAATAAATTATCCAATAAATCAGAAAAACTATATACTTAACATTTTTCACTTTTGCTAAAAGACATATTTGTTTTTAACTCTTGGAAGGGGTTTTTTGATTCCCAGTATGTCTGCCCGCCCCAGTCCTTTTcaatacatatttctttaaacCTTGTACTACTTAGTAAAAATTGATTACAATTGAGGGAAGTTTGATAGATCCTTATAAAAAAGGACAgatttccatttttgtattttaactaCTTTACTAAATTATTACTCCTCCTTTTACAGAATTAGGGAAGTTAACATTTGCGTTCAGGTGGTTTCCTGAATAGTTGAATATTTAAGAAATTGTTTATAACAGAAGTAAAATGGCTTTTCTTTGAACAGCTTTCACCATCTCTTGTAAAAGTTAATTCTCACCATTCCTGTGGTACCTGTAAGTCTTATGACCAGGATTTCTTAAAGCTGGACTCAGACCACCTGCATAAGAACCATCTGGAGCACttgttttaaaatgcagaattacaggCAGCAAATCAGATCTGCAAAGCAAGTATCTGCTAAGTGGACctgggaatcttccatctgcaccTAACCTGCTCCCTAGGTGTTTCTTCTGCACGCTGAAGTTTGAGGACCATTGCTTATGACTTTTCTCAGAATATggactgtaaaaagaaaaaaaaaaaaaaacctatttgatGCCTATATTTTCCCCAGTACAGTCACATATCAACTCAAAATTTGCAATATTAGCATTCCTATATTACCGTTATGTCTTTGGAAATCGGGTTCAAAATACTTTTTATGACAAAAAAAATTGGGTGGAGGGGGACAATTTTCTTATCTGGCTCAACATCTCAGGAAAATCTGtgattatttatgtattctaATGAGTAACATCTACTTAATTAGCCTTAGGGATGGAATAACAGGGCCACTTATTAAACTCAGGTGATTCCAGGAAGATTTGGAAACTTCTCCTGACTACATCCTTGACTTATTAAAACCATTGTCCGGACTAAGAACAATGCTGACAAAGATTAAAACATTTAGTTCAAACCCAAGAAAGGCACTAATCTCAGATTGACTAAACAAATGTGTACAGAGATCACTTATCTGACAGATTGTATACAGCCACTCCATTGAGtctagtattttaaaatagtgattaAAAGTAAACATTGATACTGTCTTAGAAGAACTTAGTGTATTTCTGAACCACCTGGTTTTCAGTCTTGAAGCAAGTCCGTTTTTAAGTTCAGTGTTTACAATCCACAATTCATGTACCAGATAATATTTTGGCTTTTAATTGTTAAACGGGTTAAAAAATAACCTATCAAAAATTATCAGCTGTTAATTAGAAGGAAGTTAATTTGAAGTTGTTCTACTTGAACTtgtttctaagaattttatattaaaacaGGCGTTATTTCCTAATATCTAAAATTcaaaatggttatttttttctcaaaatgctTTGTACACAGAGTTATTGGATATATTATATAATAGTCAAGAGTGAATATTGGTGAAGGCATATACTTATTCTGACATGAAAATCCCTCGGGCCAGTGAATATATTCTACTCCATGTCCATACTGTGACAATCTTATTGTCTACACTGTGTAAGTAAGCTTTTAAACAAACCATTGTTCTCATCATTGTGAAAAGCCTTTCAGGTACGTCAGAAAAAAATACCAGTATTCTCCCTTGGTTAGAAGGAAGTGAGTAAGACATGGGTCAGGGAGAAGAACATCAAGGGCCAGCACTGCTGGTTTTTTGTTGGTTGATTGTTGTTAACAATGAAAGGCTTGAGAATatgtaatacataaataaatgtgacCACAAAGAATGCTGTTCTGATTTACTAGAGAATGTCCCCAATGTGAGTTGCCTTTGATTTTGTAAGGAGAGGGGTGAGAAAGGGCATACATCCACAGTCACTTTGTTTATGCACATGTATTTACAAGGATGCACACATACTACACGTTTTCAAGGACTATTTTAGATATCTACACAAATTCTTCCTAATAAAGTCATTTGTGAAGGGGTACTACAGCTCTCATTGACATCAGTAAGGTAGCATTACCTGTTTATTCTGTGCTGCGTCTTACAGAAGAGTAAACTGGtgagatatatattttatatatatatatataaaatgtatatatatattgactTGTTACATGAAGATgttaaaatcagtttttaaaggtGATGTAAATAGTGATTTCCTTaatgaaaattacatattttGTATTGTTCTGATGCAACAGAAAAGCCTTTTAATCTCTTTGGTTCCTGTATATTCCATGTATAAGTGTAAATATAATCAGACAGGTTTAAAAATTGTGCATGTATGTATACAGTTGCAAGTCTGGACAAATGTATagaataaaccttttatttaagttgtGATTATCTGCTGCATGAAAAGTGCATGGGGGACCCTGTGCATCTGTGCATTTGGCAAAATGTCTTAACAAGTCCGATCCGATGTTCATCCCAATATGGCAGTATTCCATTTCTGGACATGACTTCCGTGGTTAAAGCTTTGTGAAAGGATGTTCTTTAAATCCAAtggtcttaaaatttttttaaaaaccaattcaACTACTTTTCGACATAATGAATTCACACAACtactttcatgaatttttaaatccCATTGGAAGCATATTATACCAGGAGTATTCCAATATTAGTAAATACTGGGATACAGGCACATTACCATTCATGGTAAGAATTCTGGGGTTTACACAAGCAGTTTTGATGCGCTCTGCTCAGTAatataatttgtcatttttattagaAGTTTAATTTCTTCATGTGATGTCATGAAACTGTACATACTGCAGtgtgaattttttgttttgttttttaatcttttagtGTTTACTTCCTGCAGTGAAtttgaataaatgagaaaaaaatgcattgtCTCTGTTTTAACTCACTTGTTTTGtgggctttttctgccttttaagCTTTCTATAAACAAATGTCCCAGGTTATAAAAATAGCAACAGGTCTCTTCTCAGAAAAAATGGAAGGAGGAAAAACAGAAGGGAACCAGCATACTAATACATCTAGAAATGGCAATTGAAacataattcaaaaataaaaacggTTATAGCCTCTCTTCCATTGCTCAGTGTGTAAATGGTCATTGTAGACTTTTTGCGTGGATCTGAATTAGTGCAGTGTTTGAAAATAGTtgaatatttgtgtatatgtatgtgtagacacatacacacacaaacccttttaaaaagatgtgtttcaAAGAAAGGgacagatctgtctgctggttcattccccagtggacGCAGTGGTGGAGCCTGGccatgccaaagctaggagtcaggaactccctcCTGAGCTACGTGTGCAGAGAGATCCCAGGTAACTGGGCCATTGTGCACTGCTTTCCAGTTGCcgtgcaaggagctggattggattgcCAGGACTCAATCTtagatataggatgccagtggcATGGGCAGCAGcgtaacccactgaaccacaaccaCAATGCTGTTCCCTGTACTTTTGTGtttatcacttttattttcatGGTAATTGTTTTATAAactatttgcaaaatattttcttcccattGTAACAAaacactgagccacaacaccagccccatagatacttgaaaatgtttccttggggtcggcactgtggtgtagcgggtaaaggctgctgcctgcagtgctagcatcccatgtgagcgccagctgctccacttccaatccactctctgctatggcctggggaagcagtacaaaatgccccaagtccttgggcccctgcattcacatgggagacccggaagtacctggcttcggatcagcacagctctgggcgttgcggccatttgagtagtgaactagcagatggaaaacctctctctgcctctgcctctctgtaactctgcttttcaaataaataaatctttaaaaaatgttttcttggcAGACTTTTTTCCAGATTTCAgcagattattttaaaagaaaaaga encodes the following:
- the NRIP1 gene encoding nuclear receptor-interacting protein 1 → MTHGEELGSDVHQDSIVLTYLEGLLMHQAAGGSGTAVDKKSADRNEEDQNFTISGSAFPTCQSNGPVLNTHTYQGSGMLHLKKARLLQSSEDWNAAKRKRLSDSIVNLNVKKEALLAGMVDNVPKGKQDSTLLASLLQSFSSRLQTVALSQQIRQSLKEQGYALNHDSLKVEKDLRCYGVASSHLKTLLKKSKAKDQKPDTNLPDVTKNLIRDRFVESPHHVGQSGTKVMSEPLSCAARLQAVASMVEKRASPATSPKPSVACSQLALLLSSEAHLQQYSREHALKTQNANQVASERLAAMARLQENGQKDVGGFQLSKGMPTHLNGQARTSSSKLMTSKSNATAFQNPMGIVPSSPKNAGYKNSLERNSLKQAANNSLLLHLLKSQTIPKPMNGHSHSERGSIFEDSSTPTTIDEYSDNNPSFTDDSSGDESSYSNCVPIDLSCKHRIEKVESDQPVSLDNLTQSLLNTWDPKVPEVDIKEDQDTSKNSKLNSHQKVTLLQLLLGHKNEENVEKTTSTQGVHSDVTKFSPQNYTRTSVIESPSTNRTTPVSTPPLLASTKADSPINLSQNSLVIKWNSTPYACSTQSEKLMNAASNHLMDLTKSKESQGEKPAQNEGAPNSATFSASKLLQNLAQCGMQSSVSADEQRPSKQLLSVNPDKPLGMMERLNSPLLANKTNAAEDSKAFSSQSAAPEPGLSSSEIENLLERRTVLQLLLGNTNKGKSEKKEKIPIRDESTQGHSERALSEQILMVKIKSEPCDDLHIHNTNLHLNHDTKSAPLLGTAPTMQRNAAALPASEDLKSEPVSPQDFSFSKNGLLSRLLRQNHESYLADDPDKSYRSSELTLLESKNLCMVPKKRKLYSEPLENPFKKMKNNIVDAANNHSAPEVLYGSLINQEELKFSRNDLEFKYPAGSGSANENEHRSWARESKSFNVLKQLLLSENCVRDLSPHRSNSVVDSKRKGHKNNVTSSKPEFSISSLNGLMYSSSQPSSCVDNRTFSYPGVVKTPVTPPFSEHMSCAGSRPETGPLSGCPGPSEKGPIKWVITDVDKSEYEKDSPRLTKTNPILYYMLQKGGTSVTSRETQDKDIWREPSSESVSQVPVKEELLPAAEPKAAFINLRSPYNSHMGNNASRPHSANGDVYGLLGNMLTIKKESE